CTTACTAGGGAAGTATATGCTTGCTCTTTAATGGATGTTGAGCTTATGTTCAGGTTCCTCCTTAAAAAGTCTCGTGTGCTATTAACATTCTTGCATATGTTGTTTATATGCACATACCATTTAAGGTTGGAACTGATGGTAAACCCCAGATATTTTGCTGTTGTTACATGTTCTAATGAACGATTGTGTAATGTGTAGTTAAAAGTGATTGTGGTTTTTCTTCTCCTGGTGACTGAAACTACATTATACTTATCTGGGTGTAATGATATTTTCCATGTAGTTTCCCACGATTTCAGTTTGTCAAGATCTTTTTGTAATGTGGATGCATAATTGAATACACACTTTATTATATCTTCAAACACAATTATTGACGTTAACAGTATTCATATAATGTCTTGATCTGCAGTACATGCAAATTAGTCTGTAAATTATGCGTTACATAtgatttattttcgatttaaaaatgcggttttttgtaaaaaaatacaataatcaagacataaatacaaaatttattataaaatcagTGTTTAAATCATCCGAAATTAGCCGATAATtaaggttaaaaataaaaagaaaaaaacgatCCTTTCCTAAACTtccctttgccaacaaaggtctcatTGCCACCAACTTGGACAATTTCCTTCATCATGAATCAGCGCTCGATAATACCCCAAAGATAAGTCTGTTCTTATCATCTCTTATACCTAAgatgatgagtcttgtgtagacgaaacgtgcgtctggcatattaaattacaaacctggtacctttgataactatttatacgTACAGTAACACCAAACTAAATGCAACTAAGATTTACAATTACAAACACGTTTTGTAAGATCTCAACATTGACGCATTCAAGTCTACACTTTTTATCcctctcatatatatataatccgGCTGGCCACATTATAACTAGTGAGACCTGGGtgcacggtcataaaactttggagcatgatttttgtactcagactcgaaaaccatccaatcaaattgctggatgtCATGTTtggagcatgatttttgtgctcagagcactgagcaaagttgtGTGCCATCAAGGCCTGGACTTTGTCAGTAATACATCACTGCATTGTATTATCAAAAAGCATGAATTCGAAAATATAATTGGCCTAAACCCATCAATTGGAAAGTCAACTTTACAATACTAATTAATTCAGTCTTCCTGCAATGGTTGATTGAAATATCTAGCTGTAACTTCTATTGCGTTGTAAATATGTGATGCCTTTTCTATATTCTTGTCGAAACTGTCAAAGGCTTTCGTCAGATAGTGTTAATATTCGGATAGGTAGATGACTTTAATTCCAACTAGCTCTAGTTTGCACTATACCGTTTGCAATTCTGAAACAGATGTGGATATTTCTTACTTCTTTACTTTATATGTTTCCATCATTTCCGCATGTATTATTCTAGTTGGGAAAAAAACTTGAAAGTCTAACAGGCTGATTTTTATTCAGATTCTGTCAACCagattttgaagcatttttttttatttagttgatTGAAAATGTAATTCCGAGTTCTCTGATGgtgctttgattttttagtCATCGTGGTGGGTGGTTTTGTTAGTGCGGATTCGTGGATAGGTTGCATCTAGTATGTTGTTGTTGGACGTGGTTTGAAGTACCGAAGTCCATGCATGGAAACAGAATGTCAAATGATTCGGACAGTTACATGCAATGCATCCATACAACTGCGGGTTCATTCACATGTTCTGGGTAAATACTGGGGTACATTGACTTGcaatgaaatgataaaatcaattttgacatgtttatcaTTCACACCGTTTGAAGTAATGATGAGGATTTGTTATGAAAATGATTAAGaacattttaaatagtttattgAAGTTATTCCATTGGAAATATAACCTTTATAAAAGTGACATACTGGACTACATAGTTATGGTATATTGTTTCCTCTGTTTATCCTCTGTCGTAGAGATTTTGATCAAAAACCAATGTAGGAGTGGAAATAGTACGGCATACATGAGTACGGTGGTTTCCATCTTTGTTGGTGACAGTTTGTCTGAACATTTGATAGTTTGGCATTattgtgggattttttttaaatatctacaCTTGATTATGATTTGATGAAGGGTTGGTGTGTTTGCATTATTCGAACTGAATTCGagtaaaataaattgtatacttaaataaaaatttgtttatagAGTATGCCAGATCAGTATGACCTCTGAAGGAGAAGATCTATAGCTATTGACTTTCAAATATATTGTGACCATAGTAATGTGATATATTCTTTTCTTTGTTCTTTTGTCACTAGACGTTAAGCAAAAAATATTCCATAATAAATAGGCGGGTATTTATATGCAAAGTACTAGATGATGAGAAACATTTCTTAATAAATTGTtctcataattcaaatattagattttaaacatattttaatttcattaacaAAGAAAGTAATTCACTAATCTCACTGACAATGACAAAGTTATATATACACTTAACCCATTAACACCAACACAAGTGAATGAACTAGgatcctttataaaaaagtcaatggaactgaggacaggggaccctttaatatttacctgaatttgtttatatatacatagtaACTTAGTTAtaaattgtctttatttgtttgttgttgttgttatatgtcacaaactgtaaagtttttatggcaataaaactttgaattgaattgaattgaatatattattaaattatattatattggtaaatattgaaaatggaaataaaagttTCTCCTTTGCAACATTTGCAGACTGGtctataattgatttaaataagGTCAATTCAAGTTTTATAGATCCTATTTGTGTTTTCATTTGCCTAAAAcgattgttgttgtttttgtcttGTGAATCAGATGTAAATCCTTCCGATGACCTATTGACCTTTTATTACAAAGCGAAACCGTGATGATTGTAAAATTCGAGGCCACTAATACTTTATTCAGGTAAACCTTATCTAAACATGTAAGTAAATAATGCTATCTTTATAGTAAGAAATCATAGTTATggaattcattttaaaacagtGTAATGATAATGTAACGATAAATTATTGATATAACTGCAACCAATGGTGTTACTGTGGCACTTTATAATACTGAAGCATCTTAGATTCTCACTTTATAACCACCACATCAAAAGACAAATCATAGAGATCTAACATTGGACTTTAATGTGTTCTATGTTCTGATTGGTCTTGATGTCAACTACTTACTAAATGAATGCACACTGTATTCTACTAGGAAGGAACTTAAATTCTAAATCAGTTAACTTCTTTGAATATTAAGATAGCGAGATAGTTGCACCATACGGAAGGCCTGTCAAGACAGAGACAATTAAACTAGATTGATAGTTCATATCATATTCAAAGATATTTAAACAagttaatttgattttacaaaGTAATCAAAATACATTATCCATCGTAATCAATGTAAATTATCTTTCCATAAAATAGAGATGAATAGATTATCaggaaaaaaatgcaaatgagCGATGCAGATGGTCGCAAACAACAAGACGCTGAGATCATGTATACTGTCATTCAGTAAATACAACAAATCCAAAtatacaacaaatggaagttttttaAAGACCTTAACCATGATACCAGAAGGACAAAACATCCTGCATAATGTGAAAAATTTCCAAGTAACATGGTCGAAAAGAGACACTGggttttgaaataaagaaaatctaAAACATCGAGCAAATTTAGCCTACAGAAAATTAAAACGAGGTTGTTAAATGTACAGGAAATGAGTTAACCtcttgtattcttgtctttcatttttgctaatgtgctttgtctgtttgtctttcttttatcaataccacgtgactctgtacttaaacatcctgttattgtcttattttaaaacatttttgtacttttgtcTTTCATTTGTGCTAATGTGTTATATGCCCCctttgtttctttgatacatataatacgtgactctgtacttatacaaCCCGTCCTTGTGTTATTCAATTatggtaaatttgtgtattcttgtcttctttttttttgttaatatgatTGTGCCATTTTGTGCCTttttgatacatattttatagTGATTTAAAAGATTGttacacaatgttgactgctgtacccctttttaacatttttaccaattatgtctgtttgttttgttcacacattgttgtcaatataatgtaatttgatgcGACTGGCATACAAGTGGAGAGGTTTGCATAGCTTtaaaaccatgtttaatccaccattttctacattagaaaaattagtcaggaatatgacagttgttatccatacGATTGCTGTGTTTGATTtttggattttgccatgtgattagggactttcctttttgaattttccccagagttcagtatttatgtGATTTACTTTTCAATAGATATATATGATGCACATTTACATAGCCTTGTCATCATTACGTTAGAGGCTACTATACAACACAAGAATCGTAACTTGACTTACTACAAGTAGATAACTTCAGTATAATATCATCGTTGCAAGCACAACAATGAACATGCTTTAAAGaccaaaaatacaaacagaacaagtaataaaaataattagcagCTTGTTAAAAGGTAAAATTCGCTGAAATCTTCAAGAGTTTGTGCATATCAATGTAAATGCATATAACATCATATTTACTGTTCATCTGATCATGAAAACGCAAAAGTTGTAGATTCAATCCCGGACCAACTCGTAATGAAAGAGCTGTATATCCATATGATCCACGACCGCAAAGCTATAAGATGCGATACATGTAACCAATGATTTCATATGAACGAAATAGAATTTACTATGTTGGTGAACGAAATATTTCAACTAGATAGAATTGTCTCATTTACTCGAACTACCAATTTATTGTTTGACAGcatttcaaactaataaaacaTTAAGCCTATTACTAAAAGGTACATTTGACACCAGCTCATCATATCTACCAAAACTATTATGacgaaaaataaatcaataaagataacagtagtataccgctgtccaacagtcatcaatcgattgagagaaaacaaattcgggtAACAAACtgaaaccgagggaaacacatcaacgataacaggaaaacaacgaaacaacagaaatactgAAGTGCAtcaaaacaaacgacaatgcaagttatgcaacatacatagaaacgaactattagataacaactgccaagTCCCTGTCTTGATAcaggtcatttaaaaaaaacaaataaaaaagagggttgaacctgattttgtggCTAGCCGAATATACCACTATAATGACAACATTATATGACAAGAATACCGTACATATAAATAcaagaacattcaggacagagaagtacataaataaacaatgtatTAGTGCAATAATCAAGCGAGATTGTAACTACTTCTTTCTTGTCACAAGTAGTTGTGAGAAAATCATTCTTCTGTctaatttgtatgtttttttaataatttacgcAGAGTACCTTTGCAATTGTTTACAATTCACGTTGAACCATGATCGCTTCCTCATCTGTACTTGTGATCTTTCTGGGTATTATCCTCATACTGTATTTTAACACAACGAGGAAAGATGAGGTGCTCAATGTTCATCTAAACTCAACATATGATTATATTATAAGTAAGTATAAATTAGACTTACTAATTTCTGATTATCCATGAAGTCCGTATGATTTGTGAACACACAAGAGCGTGACGCAactattaaaatatgtaaacgcCATACAATGTGATAAAGAGTATTTCATTGCTGAGAATCGGAAAGTTGACAATTCAAAAGTTCATAATGTGTGGCATAGAATGACTATATATGATTAGTGCCGAGTGAAATATAGATAACAATTTGAGTAGTGCTAGTTCATTGTTATTCATTTATACAGCATAtagaaacaaagacaaataatacTTCTTTTAAAGATAGCTTTTGCAGcaaaaatgtcttttaaaatttatttaagttgGCGCAGGATCTGCAGGTTCCGTAATAGCCAATCGTTTGTCTGAGGACTCTGGTGTCACGGTCTTATTAATAGAAGCTGGTGGTTCCGAATATGGTaatgataatattaaaatacCATTGATTGGTGGAGGGCTGCAAAAGTCGTCAGCTGATTGGAATTATCAAACGTTACCTCAGAAAAACAGTCATTTTGCCATGAATGAGCAGGTAAGAAAAGAATGTGATTTATCATTGTATATTTGTAATGGTTACGTTGTTTAATACTATTTTTTAGGATTTAACTAAATTTGTCTGTGTTTGATGCTCATGCAATTTTAAAAGgtgaaattgtttaataaaaaaatgttctagaACTAAATGAAATTAGTTTTGTACATACGTGATAAAATGCAACTTTAATTGTTATTGGCAAATAATTTAAGAATACTAAATGTAACTATTTACAGAGGAGTTACTGGCCACGAGGACGAGTGTTAGGTGGAACTAGTTGTCTTAATACTCTAGTATATCGCTATCTTCGATGAGGGTTTATTGCTAGATGGTCAACGACATACTACTAagatgacagaaaccaatccaTGCCGTACAGAGAGACGTAGTAGTTGGCGTACCCGCGTTAACATGCCTCCAAAACCATTGTCTATTATGGGGAGTGTCATGCCGATTAACGTCCGAGGGCTGTATCCTAGGCTGTTGGGTGATACGACCTTCATTTTCCTGCCTCACGGCTTGGGTCCTGATAACGCTTCCTGTCATCTTTAGAACTACGTCCACGATTCATCTACCAGTACTCCATCATCGAGGCTagcgggctgccaagctgaccaaactggccctgaaagcagccgttgtgaagaagtaaaatccaaaatagtcaacaaaccaaaaacaactcaccaaaaccaagatggcggcctccATTCGGCGTCCTTTGCTACCCGTTCCTGACCCACggcacaaaatatttaaatgctcACCAATCGTCTTCGGGCAccgagccgaccgtgcgagggctgaaaagccagtcaaggtcgttaaacacttccatatatgaTTATAACCAGTGGGCTGAGGAAGGCTGTGATGGCTGGAGTTACAAAGATGTATTACCATACTTCATAAAAACGGAAGATTATCAAATGCCAAATGAATATGACTCTGGTTTGTCCATCTATTGACGTATGTGTTGTATTTAGTTAAAGTGTTTCATTTGAATAACAACAAGAACGATGCATTAACGttcaatacaaaaaaaggaTGATGCTCAAGATTGAAAGAAAGACAATATACTTTATTAATTAACACGTAAACATTCTCCATACGCAATTATCAAGTTATTGAAAGACAAAAatcctaaaaaaacaaatatttgtttagagaCTGGAATAAATTTTGGGCCTAAGAGGTTAAACATTGATTGAAATCACACGATGAGACAGACATGAATCATATTTGGAAAAATACTTGTGGAGctgaatttattaaaacaaaacaaaattcaattttagcGTATCATGGTAAAGGTGGATATATGAAATTGACAGACAGTACACTAACTCCTCTAGTTGAGGTTTACAGAAGAGGTGCCGAAGAGATTGGATACAAAACCGTGGATGCTAACGGAGAAGATCAGATTGGTGGGTTTCTA
This is a stretch of genomic DNA from Mytilus trossulus isolate FHL-02 chromosome 6, PNRI_Mtr1.1.1.hap1, whole genome shotgun sequence. It encodes these proteins:
- the LOC134722470 gene encoding uncharacterized protein LOC134722470, with the translated sequence MIASSSVLVIFLGIILILYFNTTRKDEVLNVHLNSTYDYIIIGAGSAGSVIANRLSEDSGVTVLLIEAGGSEYGNDNIKIPLIGGGLQKSSADWNYQTLPQKNSHFAMNEQRSYWPRGRVLGGTSCLNTLVYRYLR